A single region of the Methylocystis echinoides genome encodes:
- a CDS encoding lipopolysaccharide biosynthesis protein — MRLMLPFLLNSLLNFAVGLLVAKALGPSEYGRFMLALAVAIVMQTLLFDWLRLAATRFYAERERAERPEIRATLDAAFIALAVPAILLAVAIYALRPALPLSPDLAALAIGVSLSNALFDFATALVRARFQDRAYGLMVVTKNVLAFVLTVGGAFLFHSARVALIGMMISVAGCLIAGRRTLIDPNARINRADAALMRRYLAYGLPIIFAAVLYQTVPLANRAILSHADGFAEVGLLALAFETGVRIVGAIGSAIDVILFQIAVHAEKTDGAAAARAQISRNLGAVFAIVLPAVAGAWLILPSFECLFVPQNFRGAFAHYFTLLTPALIAFALINYGVNTAFQLAHRLTPLVIAALIALIANFVALALLPTTPDATRFAQAQSISSMSGLLALVAMLSFLEPMWPRMRDILGASVATGVMLVVSVPLRNLPPGATTLALQVIVGAGVYGALGYAFDVMALRSMVRSRRVARAVA, encoded by the coding sequence ATGCGCCTGATGCTGCCCTTCCTGCTCAACAGCCTTCTCAACTTCGCGGTCGGCCTGCTCGTCGCGAAAGCGCTGGGGCCGTCGGAATATGGGCGTTTCATGCTTGCGCTCGCCGTCGCGATCGTCATGCAGACGCTGCTCTTCGACTGGCTGCGCCTTGCTGCGACGCGCTTCTACGCGGAGCGCGAGCGCGCCGAGCGCCCCGAGATTCGCGCAACGCTCGACGCCGCCTTCATCGCGCTCGCCGTTCCGGCCATCCTTCTCGCCGTCGCAATTTACGCCTTGCGCCCTGCTCTGCCGCTCTCGCCCGATCTCGCCGCGCTCGCGATTGGGGTCTCGCTCTCCAACGCGCTCTTCGATTTCGCAACGGCGCTGGTGCGCGCGCGCTTCCAGGATCGCGCCTATGGGCTGATGGTCGTCACCAAGAATGTGCTCGCCTTCGTGCTGACCGTCGGCGGCGCCTTTCTGTTCCATTCGGCGCGCGTCGCGCTCATCGGCATGATGATCTCCGTCGCCGGCTGCCTCATCGCCGGGCGCCGGACTCTCATCGATCCGAACGCGCGCATCAATCGGGCGGATGCCGCGCTCATGCGCCGTTATCTCGCCTATGGGCTGCCGATCATCTTCGCGGCCGTGCTGTATCAGACCGTGCCGCTCGCCAATCGCGCGATCCTCTCGCACGCCGATGGCTTCGCCGAGGTCGGGCTTCTCGCCCTCGCCTTCGAGACAGGCGTGCGCATTGTCGGCGCGATCGGGTCGGCGATCGACGTCATCCTGTTCCAGATCGCGGTGCATGCGGAAAAGACGGACGGCGCGGCGGCCGCGCGCGCGCAGATCTCGCGCAATCTCGGCGCCGTCTTCGCGATCGTCCTGCCGGCGGTGGCCGGCGCATGGCTGATCCTGCCGAGTTTCGAGTGCCTGTTCGTGCCGCAGAATTTCCGCGGCGCCTTTGCGCATTATTTCACGCTGCTGACGCCCGCGCTCATCGCCTTCGCCCTGATCAATTACGGCGTCAACACCGCCTTCCAGCTCGCCCATCGGCTTACGCCGCTCGTCATCGCCGCGCTGATCGCCCTCATCGCCAATTTCGTGGCGCTCGCGCTCCTGCCGACGACGCCCGACGCGACGCGCTTCGCGCAGGCCCAGTCGATTTCCAGCATGAGCGGCCTCCTCGCGCTCGTCGCCATGTTGTCCTTCCTCGAGCCCATGTGGCCGCGCATGCGCGACATCCTCGGGGCCAGCGTCGCGACCGGCGTCATGCTCGTCGTGAGCGTTCCCCTGCGCAACCTGCCGCCAGGCGCGACGACGCTCGCCTTGCAGGTCATCGTCGGCGCGGGCGTTTATGGCGCGCTTGGCTATGCGTTCGACGTGATGGCCCTTCGCAGCATGGTCCGATCGCGACGGGTCGCCCGCGCGGTCGCGTGA
- a CDS encoding outer membrane beta-barrel protein, with the protein MRSRKLRVALAALLGAALTAPAAAAAPAGSGAQSRSNDARTPRQKPNRDPAAAIDLRAPTTLDLAVPADNAPLMRGQLPDPAPPVSAAANFGRPGARQPQPYPPRMRPNPKPFAPATPLPPLEAYSRSYVAKKAPRSRAAANPAPLARPPVTVAAPPVIPKRPKPKVEPNPYDPIGVTLGSVIFYPYVQASGGFDDNPNRLPPEYNPRPSAFIRGEGGVKVKSDWSRHSLQGELRGGYSDYVDYQKASRPDASGQVTARYDVTQDTTIDLLGKTSLDTTRPGAPSLFTGQPQVYITNRPITLGVGVQAGPTQKFGRLALSLRGTYDRVWYQNGLYSDGGTLDLARSSYNDFGGLLRASYEATPDLIPFVEGTFDSRVHDFPTDFNGFYRDSKGYIIRGGAQINVSELVKGEVSGGYGQRDYQDPRLTPLRGPVIDAALIYTPSALTTVTLRGATSMNETTLAYASGALTQSITATLSHDLLRNLNVTATGSYFTNNYQGTYVRERGANIGVKLEYKVTRTVSLRASYMRELLDSSYANADYTANVYLVGLRFQL; encoded by the coding sequence GTGCGGTCTCGAAAACTGCGGGTTGCTCTCGCCGCGCTGCTCGGCGCGGCCCTGACGGCGCCGGCCGCCGCGGCCGCCCCCGCCGGCTCCGGCGCGCAATCCCGCAGCAACGACGCCCGCACGCCGCGGCAGAAGCCGAATCGCGATCCCGCCGCGGCGATCGACCTGCGCGCCCCGACGACCCTCGATCTGGCGGTTCCGGCGGACAATGCGCCTCTGATGCGCGGCCAATTGCCGGACCCTGCCCCGCCCGTCTCCGCCGCCGCGAATTTCGGCCGACCCGGCGCGCGCCAGCCGCAGCCCTACCCGCCCCGGATGAGGCCAAACCCCAAGCCCTTCGCGCCCGCAACCCCGCTGCCGCCGCTCGAAGCCTATTCGAGGTCCTATGTCGCCAAAAAAGCGCCGCGCTCGCGCGCGGCGGCCAATCCCGCCCCGCTCGCGCGGCCCCCGGTGACCGTGGCGGCGCCGCCCGTCATTCCCAAGCGCCCGAAGCCGAAAGTCGAGCCGAACCCCTATGACCCGATCGGCGTGACGCTGGGCTCGGTGATCTTCTACCCCTATGTCCAGGCGAGCGGCGGGTTCGACGACAATCCCAATCGGCTCCCGCCCGAATATAATCCGCGTCCTTCCGCCTTCATTCGCGGCGAAGGCGGCGTGAAGGTGAAATCCGACTGGAGCCGCCACAGTCTCCAGGGCGAATTGCGCGGCGGCTATTCCGACTATGTCGACTATCAGAAAGCCAGCCGCCCCGACGCGAGCGGCCAGGTGACCGCGCGTTACGACGTGACGCAGGACACCACCATCGATCTGCTGGGCAAGACCTCGCTCGACACGACGCGCCCCGGCGCGCCCTCGCTCTTCACCGGGCAGCCGCAGGTCTACATCACCAACCGGCCCATCACGCTGGGCGTCGGCGTGCAGGCGGGCCCGACCCAGAAATTCGGGCGCCTCGCCCTCTCGCTGCGCGGAACCTATGATCGCGTCTGGTATCAGAACGGCCTTTATTCCGACGGCGGCACGCTCGATCTGGCCCGCTCGAGCTACAACGACTTCGGCGGCTTGCTGCGCGCCTCCTATGAAGCGACGCCGGACCTCATACCCTTCGTCGAAGGAACATTCGACAGCCGCGTGCACGACTTCCCGACCGACTTCAACGGCTTTTACCGCGACAGCAAGGGCTACATCATTCGCGGCGGCGCGCAGATCAATGTCTCCGAGCTGGTGAAAGGCGAGGTCTCCGGCGGCTACGGCCAGCGTGATTATCAGGACCCGCGCCTGACGCCGCTGCGCGGCCCCGTGATCGACGCCGCGCTGATCTACACGCCCTCGGCGCTGACGACGGTGACGCTGCGCGGCGCGACTTCGATGAATGAAACAACGCTCGCCTACGCCAGCGGCGCGCTCACGCAATCCATTACCGCCACCCTGTCGCACGATCTCCTGCGTAATCTGAACGTGACGGCGACGGGCTCTTATTTCACCAATAATTACCAGGGAACCTATGTGCGCGAGCGCGGCGCCAATATAGGCGTGAAGCTCGAATACAAGGTAACGCGCACTGTCTCGCTGCGCGCGAGCTACATGCGCGAACTGCTGGATTCGTCCTACGCCAACGCCGATTACACCGCCAATGTCTATCTCGTCGGCCTGAGGTTCCAGCTATGA
- a CDS encoding DUF2312 domain-containing protein has protein sequence MDTNGVDGGHLTAFIERIEKLEEEKKVIADDIKDVYAEAKGTGFDPKIMRKIVSLRKQDRHKRQEEEEILGLYLAALGME, from the coding sequence ATGGACACGAACGGCGTCGACGGCGGCCATCTGACGGCCTTCATCGAGCGAATCGAAAAGCTGGAAGAGGAAAAGAAGGTGATCGCCGACGACATCAAGGATGTCTACGCCGAGGCCAAGGGCACGGGCTTCGACCCCAAAATCATGCGCAAGATCGTCTCGCTGCGGAAGCAGGACCGGCACAAGCGGCAGGAGGAGGAGGAAATTCTCGGTCTCTACCTTGCGGCCCTCGGCATGGAATGA
- a CDS encoding RDD family protein, translating to MDRNGEFRGDYPGGAPYAGPPRQPPYIPAAALDGVRTRRMMAVGLDLILVSILSAALFFGLFILSFGMSALLLPPMFPLVAFFYNGLTVSGWRMATPGMAFMDLEMRTMQGGPVPFLQAAVHAVLFYVTWMFPPLFLVSFVTSDKRCLHDMLADVIVLRRSA from the coding sequence ATGGACAGGAACGGCGAATTCCGGGGTGATTATCCGGGTGGCGCGCCCTATGCGGGGCCGCCGCGGCAGCCGCCCTATATCCCGGCGGCGGCGCTGGACGGCGTGCGGACGCGGCGAATGATGGCGGTCGGCCTCGACCTCATCCTCGTCTCGATCCTGTCGGCGGCGCTGTTTTTTGGCCTGTTCATATTGAGCTTCGGCATGTCGGCGCTGCTGCTGCCGCCGATGTTTCCGCTTGTCGCTTTCTTCTACAACGGCCTCACGGTCTCCGGCTGGCGCATGGCGACGCCGGGAATGGCCTTTATGGACCTCGAGATGCGCACCATGCAGGGCGGGCCTGTGCCCTTCCTGCAAGCGGCGGTCCATGCGGTGCTGTTCTATGTGACATGGATGTTTCCGCCGCTGTTCCTGGTCAGCTTCGTGACCAGCGACAAGCGCTGCCTGCACGACATGCTCGCGGATGTGATCGTCCTGCGCCGCTCGGCGTGA
- a CDS encoding arginyltransferase, with amino-acid sequence MTREPRDAPQFYLTSPAPCPYLPGRAERKVFTHLIGLRAPALNDSLTQAGFRRSQTIAYRPACEQCRACVSVRVKIAEFTPSRGLRRIMRRNAGVTGEARPARATPEQYALFRRYVGARHADGGMADMSMVDYQMMIEDSHVDTRLIEYRLPADAPGNDADRLIACCLTDRLADGLSMVYSFYEPEMEARSLGAFMILDHMDRARAARLPHLYLGYWVEGSRKMAYKARFLPQERLGPEGWTRVG; translated from the coding sequence GTGACCAGAGAGCCTCGCGACGCGCCGCAGTTCTATCTCACCTCGCCGGCGCCTTGCCCCTATCTGCCGGGGCGGGCGGAGCGCAAGGTGTTCACCCATCTGATCGGCCTGCGCGCGCCGGCGCTCAATGATTCGCTGACGCAGGCCGGCTTCCGCCGCTCCCAGACCATCGCCTATCGTCCGGCCTGCGAACAGTGCCGGGCCTGTGTCTCGGTGCGGGTGAAGATCGCTGAATTCACCCCCTCGCGCGGCCTGCGCCGAATCATGCGCCGCAACGCCGGCGTGACCGGCGAGGCCCGCCCGGCGCGGGCGACGCCGGAGCAATATGCGCTGTTCCGGCGCTATGTTGGCGCGCGCCACGCCGATGGCGGCATGGCCGACATGAGCATGGTCGACTATCAGATGATGATCGAGGACAGCCATGTCGACACGCGGCTGATCGAATACCGCCTGCCGGCGGACGCGCCCGGCAATGACGCGGATCGCCTCATCGCCTGCTGCCTGACCGACCGGCTCGCGGATGGCCTGTCCATGGTCTATTCCTTCTACGAGCCCGAGATGGAGGCCCGCTCGCTGGGCGCCTTCATGATTCTCGACCACATGGACCGCGCCCGGGCGGCGCGGCTCCCCCATCTTTACCTTGGTTATTGGGTCGAGGGCTCGCGCAAGATGGCCTACAAGGCGCGCTTCCTGCCGCAGGAGCGGCTGGGGCCCGAGGGGTGGACGCGGGTCGGCTGA
- a CDS encoding PspA/IM30 family protein, whose amino-acid sequence MTEIIAARMKRIFSGTVADIVENIEKGRAESVMREAIREVERAAEETRAEEARATARRLQAARHAQMARDKIADLGDRARVALSHAREDLAKAAVSRQLDLEDQLQALLDAEKEAAAEEAARASDAAALSIRLEEMQDCLAAFVDARRQTAQTTGSSAPGAESTLDRRVADSVAAFERTMKAATGNLPTIISVDADMDDKLAELNTVLREKQIAAKLAALRSDGAAPAI is encoded by the coding sequence ATGACAGAGATAATTGCCGCGCGCATGAAGCGCATCTTTTCAGGAACGGTCGCGGATATCGTCGAAAACATCGAAAAGGGTCGGGCGGAAAGCGTTATGCGCGAAGCCATTCGAGAGGTGGAGCGCGCCGCCGAGGAGACGCGCGCCGAGGAAGCCCGGGCCACGGCGCGCCGCCTTCAGGCCGCGCGACACGCGCAAATGGCGCGAGACAAGATTGCCGATCTTGGCGACCGCGCGCGCGTGGCGCTGAGCCACGCGCGGGAGGATCTGGCAAAGGCGGCGGTGTCGCGCCAGCTCGATCTGGAAGATCAGTTGCAGGCTTTGCTCGACGCCGAGAAAGAGGCCGCCGCCGAAGAAGCCGCCAGAGCCAGTGACGCCGCCGCGCTCTCGATCCGCCTCGAGGAAATGCAGGACTGTCTGGCCGCCTTCGTCGACGCCCGCCGCCAGACCGCGCAAACGACAGGAAGCAGCGCGCCGGGCGCGGAGTCGACCCTGGACCGTCGCGTCGCCGACTCCGTCGCCGCTTTCGAGCGCACGATGAAGGCGGCGACAGGAAATTTGCCGACGATCATCTCCGTCGATGCGGACATGGACGATAAGCTCGCAGAATTGAACACCGTTCTACGGGAAAAACAGATCGCCGCGAAGCTGGCCGCGCTGAGGAGCGACGGCGCCGCCCCCGCAATCTAG